The genomic interval ACTTCTGTGTGAAGTTGGGCATTATGAAGTGCGATAGCTGCTTGGGAAGCGAAGCTTTGTAAGAGAAGGAGATCCGTTTCGCTGAGACCATCTTCTATATCAAAGCAATGAAATGTCATAACGCCAATCCGTTTTGTTCCAAATGAAACGGGGACGGCTAAGATAGACTTAATATTTTGGCTATTAGGGTGTGCCTTATTAAGGATATCAAGATTTTCTTTGCTTAAATCGCTCATGCTATTATAAATCTTTTCACTTGTAGTAATTAGCCTTACACAGCCGTCTCTGAAAACTTTCCCTGTAATAGACTCACCGATATTTATTTTAAGGAAGCTGATGTTCTCGTTAAAGCCAACATAGGTCTTTATAATCAGTTTATTCGAATGCTCATCATACATTTGTATATAGCCTGCCTCTGCTGTTTCGACTATTTTTAAGGCAAAATGCATGATTTTTTTTAGTACTTCATCCAATTCGAGAGTTGAGTTCATTGCTTGGAAGCTTTCCATTAAATTCATTACGTGATACTGCGCCTTTTGATTTTCTAGACTTAATTGTTGAATAAGTGCTTCTTTTCTTTCCATATTCTTGCCCTCCATTGTTGATATAAACAATTGATGTGCACTATCATTGTTTGATTACACATTGACCGATATGTATGAAATTATATAATATTTAGTAAATAACCAAAAGTGACAAAAATCACTTTTTTGAAAGCGCTTTCCACTAAATGGGAATGAAGTTTGGTGGAAAAACTTACAAGGAATTAGAAAATAAAATTGAAGATCTCTTTTACTACTAGATGAGGCGCCGCTGCTTGGTTAAAAGGAGCGAAACTGGAGAAAACGGTTGCGTACAGCGCTGATTTTGAAGCATTGCCAATTCGGGATAAAAAGACTGTTCTCTCGGCTGCACTGCTTGGAGCAGCATATTTAGTAAAGTAAAGTAGCACTTTGCGTTACACGCATTGGTGAAAAGATTATAGGAATTAACTAATATTAACATATTGTAAGGGGAAATTAGACTGTTTGATTTTAGTTAAGATTAATAGTTAACTTTAGGAGGAGGACATTAATGTGCAAAACAACCAAATTAATAATAAAAAGAGGCATGTGATTCTTGCACTGCTATTTTTAGGATGGTGCTTGTCTTATCTTGATAGGATGGCAATGAATGTTGGGATTGTGGAAATTGCAAAAGATTTTAATCTTAGCCCTTCTGTTATGGGGGTTGTGCTGAGTAGTTTTTTTGCTGGCTACGCTTTAATGCAATTGCCTGGAGGCTGGCTTGCTGATAAATTCGGATCCAGAAAAGTAATTGCTATTGCTATTTTGTTTTGGTCAATATTTACCGTTTTGACAGGAATGGCTTGGTCTCTTATGTCTATGATTATGATTCGGTTTATGTTCGGTCTCGGAGAAGGAGCATATCCTGCAGCAAGCTCCAAAGCAATCGCTGATGTTTTTCCTAAAGCAGAGCGAACTAGTGCTCAGACAATTATGATGTCCTCCAATTCACTTGGTGGAGTGATTGCTCCTTTAATTGCTACGCCGTTACTTGTGTGGATTGGTTGGCATAACCTCTTTATCACCATAGGTATATTAGGTGTTTTTGTTGCAGCTTTACTTTGGTATTATTTAAGTCCGAAAAATATGCAGGTCGAAACAGTTGAGGAAGAAACGGTTCAAAAAGCTTCTTTTAAAGATGTTTTAAAAATTCGGACAAGCTGGCAGTTGGCCATTATGTGGTTTGGAGTAAGTACAGTCGTATGGGGCCTTATTTCATGGATGCCTCCTTATCTTGTAAATGTGAGAGGTCTTGATTTGATGTCTATGGGGATGCTGACGTCAATTCCTGCACTTGCTGGGGCTGTCGGTGTTATTATTGGCGGACAACTTATTAAGTCTTTATTAAGCGGCAAAGAAAAATATCTTGCAATTGTAAGCTTTATCATCATGATTGTATCTCTTTATTTGTTATTCAACGCACCGTCTGTTTCACTAGTTATTACGTATCAAGCTATATGTATGTTTTTTCATGGCCCAATTGTGGCTATCATATTTAGCCTTCCGCATAAAATGTTCTCAAAGAACGTTATTGGGTCTACATTTGGGATGATTAATCTTGGCGGGATGATTGGGGCATTCCTTGCACCAATGGTTATGGGCTATTTAATTGAAGTTTTTAATGGATTATATGTATCCGCATTCATGTATATCATTGCCTGTGCTGTTTTAGGTATCTTTGCGGCAGCGGGGCTTATCACGAAAAAGAATCTTTCAAGCGAAGCTCATGAGGGGACTCGCGACGAAACAGTTATATAATTAAGTAAAGTCACGTTTGTTCAGAGGCTGGGTGTTTGTCCATTTTGATAAAAAGTCTAAAAACTCATAATGTACCTAGTAAATCGAATTGATTATGAAGTTCCTGACCAGGATCTAATTTTAGTATAGTAAGTGAACCAACTTCATTTAATCTTCCGCAAACAGGCGCACTTCTTAAGTAAGGAGGCGTCTTCTTTTTATAAGAATAAAGCCAGTGGGTTTGCGGAAAAAGGGAATTTTCACTTTAGTATAGTTGAAGATTTATTTGATTTATTTTTTGAGATTATCTTGAAAGTAATCTGCAAATGATAAATAAAATAAATAACTCCCTTTACCTAAATGAATAATGGAGGTTCACCTATGGAAACAGCAAGTTATAAAGGCACAAATAAAATGATTATTGGTATTGTGTTTGGGGTTATCACTTTTTGGCTCTTTGCTCAGGCAATGGTCAATGTTGTTCCGGCCGTGCAGAAAGATTTAGGCATTTCACTTGGCACATTAAATATTGCAATCAGTTTAACGGCTTTATTCTCGGGAATGTTTATTGTTGCTGCTGGTGGGTTAGCAGATAAAATTGGTCGAAAGAAAATGACGTATATCGGGTTAATCCTAAGCGTTATCGGCTCGTTGTGCCTTGTATTAGCACAGGGATCTGTTTTATTGATCATTGGTCGTGTCATTCAAGGACTTTCAGCGGCATGTATTATGCCTGCAACAATTGCGTTAATGAAAGCTTATTTTGAAGGGGCAGAACGTCAGCGTGCTCTTAGTTTCTGGTCCATCGGATCTTGGGGCGGATCAGGAATTGCTTCTTTCGCCGGTGGTGCAATTGCAACTTATATGGGCTGGAAATGGATTTTCATCTTTTCTATCATATTCTC from Peribacillus asahii carries:
- a CDS encoding MFS transporter, with translation MQNNQINNKKRHVILALLFLGWCLSYLDRMAMNVGIVEIAKDFNLSPSVMGVVLSSFFAGYALMQLPGGWLADKFGSRKVIAIAILFWSIFTVLTGMAWSLMSMIMIRFMFGLGEGAYPAASSKAIADVFPKAERTSAQTIMMSSNSLGGVIAPLIATPLLVWIGWHNLFITIGILGVFVAALLWYYLSPKNMQVETVEEETVQKASFKDVLKIRTSWQLAIMWFGVSTVVWGLISWMPPYLVNVRGLDLMSMGMLTSIPALAGAVGVIIGGQLIKSLLSGKEKYLAIVSFIIMIVSLYLLFNAPSVSLVITYQAICMFFHGPIVAIIFSLPHKMFSKNVIGSTFGMINLGGMIGAFLAPMVMGYLIEVFNGLYVSAFMYIIACAVLGIFAAAGLITKKNLSSEAHEGTRDETVI